CAgatttctttaatttataaagAATTCTTTAACACTAACTTATGAAAATTGGCAAAGGAAATGTACATCTAGTTTGGAAggaaatatatagagagatatagatatatacacatatacacacaaatgctTTTTAAGCATCTAAGAAGATGCCCAATCTCAAAccctaaataaattaaaattttaaagacaacaGAAAAACTGTTTATCTAAAAAATTAGCAAAGACTTGAAAGTGTAATATTTAGGGCTGACAACCTTTAAGGCTGTAAGACTAAAGTTCTCAACCTCAGTTGATAGGCTGTCAGCTGGGGCTACAGCCCTCAGCTCCTTGAAGCTGCTCACATTCCTTCTCATGGGGTCCCTTTACCCACTTCTAGCCTCAAAGCTGCAATGGCACATCAAGTCCTTCTCATGCTTTGAATcgctttttcttcctcttctgctttcctCTTGTCTCCTTTCATGGATCTTTGGTGAAGaagatcgctcagtcgtgtcccactctttgcgaccccatggactgtagcctatcaggctcctctgtccaagagactttccaggcaatagtactggagtggattgccatttccttctccagggaacttcctgacccagggatcgaaccaggtctcccacattgtagacagatgcttaaccatctgagccaccagggaagtcctttggtcCACCTAAATAACCCAGGATAATCTCCTATTTTAATGTCAATTGCTTAGTaatcttaattacatctgcaaagcctCTCTTCTTTCCATGTAACATTCACAGGCATGATAACTTGACATATTTAATTTCTGGGAATTAGGATAAGACATCTTTGGTGAGCCATTTTAGAAATTCTGTCTACCACAGACCATGCGTGCTCAAAATATTCATTGCATTGTTCTTTTTCATgtcagagaggaagaaataataaaaatagaaaacaacctaaatgtctgtcagTACACAGGGTGCTGCTTAAATATAAattacaatatatttatataacagaatactatgtaaatattaaataaatgatagAATGCTGTATCATTCTGAGATAAGAAATCTccaagatcagctgttaaataaaaaagcaaagccTATGATAGGGTACATAATATACTAGTTTTTGTATTTCTAAAGGGATTATGTCTCTGAAAAATACCTTGGATATTGATAAAAGTAATTGCCTTTAGGGTGGGAGAAGGAAGACTAGAGACTTGGATGTCAATTTTCACTTGTGCTGTTTAAATTTTACCAtgagtatgtattatttttttaaaaaactgaaaataaatgaaattctacaaattatttttacagaaaatatgAAGTAAATTGCTCTGGTTTACAAGGATAGACAATGGGGCAGTCAGTAAGTCCATCACAGGCAGGTTATTCTAATATTCTTCTTATACTTTGAACATTAGTAGAAAAAACTGCCTACCTCTGGAGAAAGGATTGATATAAAACACAGAAGGTAGCATGGAGACAATCCTCTCTCCCGGATCCAGAAGCTTATTCTGTGAGTTTGTGGTATCCAGACAATTTTAAATTCAATTCCTGACACCAGAAGTTTTATAGGAAATGTAAAAAAAGACTTGGCTGAGTGGCTACATGACAAAGCCATCTGGTGCCTCAAGAGGAACTTAGAAAGGAAGCAAATCTGAGGCCAGCCCCTTGGGAGTCAGACATTGAGCCCAGGGCTAGGCACACATGCCAAAGATATCCCCTTTTTCGTAAGTATTCTCCACAATAGCAAGCACAATTAAATGTGGAACTAATTCTTAGTTATATTTTCTTGAGCGCCTTGTTGTTGAGTTCCTGAGATACCGCTAtctctttactttaaaaataatgcctTAATAAACAATTTTGCTTTCTTAGGAGATAAAGTTATCGCACTCTTTCTACCACAGTGTGGTGAATGCACCTCTTGCCTTAATTCTGCAGACAATTTTTGTATAAAACTCAAGTAAGtttttacaaacttttttttgaaaaattaattcaatttCCTTAAAAGGAATCTAAACTTTCTGCttccaaataaatgttttttgtttgcttttgtctaTAAAAGACAGGCAGAAACCCACCTGATGTCTGATGGTACCAGTAGATTTACCTGCAAGGGAAAACCAGTATACCACTTTGGGAATACAAGCACCTTCTCTGAATACACAGTAATGGATGAAAGCTCAGTTGCCAAGATTGATGCAGCTGCACCTCTGGAGAAAGTATTCCTAgttagctgtggtttttctactGGGTATGGTGGTGCAATCAATACTGCCAAGGTGAGAAGCATTTATATCCATTATGAATGTAATTGTTGACATATGGAGTTGGAAGGCCTTATGTATCTGGGCCATGTCTGATCATATAGCCTGAGAGAGACTCGCAAACCTGCCTCAAAACATCCTCAAGTTCTTTATTATTGCCTAGTCACCTAAACTCCCTTGCACATATTTCCCATTCCTTCTTGGTCAGTAGTATGTGGCAGATTAAGTCTAGATGCCATTCACAAGTGGAGACATCAGGTATTCCTGGAAGTGAAAcataatacagttttaaaatgacTATATATCCTTCCACATTccagttaattctttttttctttcaacatacATTTATGGGGCCATTCACTGTTCCAGGTGCTGGGATTCAACAGCTAAAAGTGCCCATTGAGCTTCTATTCTGTTATTTAACAGATGGTGAAAAGTTCCTATAAAAACAAAAGGGAAGTAAAAAGACCAATTGATGGAGAAGATGTTGGCATATAAAACAGACTAGTCAGGTAACCCCACTCTGGTTGAGTGGGTTACTgctttgtttgattttatttttttttctttttggtggtaCCACAttgacttgcaggatctcagtttcccaacaaAGGACTGAATACAAGCCACAGCAgagaaagcctggaatcctaaccactaggccactggGGAACTCTAGAGTAGGTTACTGTTAAATGACAGTTTCTTGAATATCACCCAAACCTGCCTAGCTTCTTTCTTTAAGTGgttaataaatttcctttttaaaaatttttttcttttgtatttcttatttgtattggagtatagccgattaacaatgttatgatagttttaggtgaacagcaaaggcacTCAGCCATACTCAGCCATGtagccattctcccccaaacccctctcccatccaggctgaagCAGCAAGTGAATtttggttctttatttttttccaatctcCATTAGTCCTTATACTATCCAGGGACTTAGTATGGGGTTCAATTTAAATTAGTCTCATTTTAGACCCAATAAAAAATAAGTCTTTACTTATAAGGCACTGACATTATAAGTGAAGCAAAGTTTATGGATatccaaaagaaaagagaagggaaatgttGCAAGAAGGTggaaaactcaaaaatatatGGAATTAAATACTCTTGTTAAATAAGTCTTAAAAGTCAATGAAAGTTCATTAAACTTCTTCTATTTACCCTAATTCCTGAGACTTAAAACTCTTTTTACAGGTTAGTTTTTGCTCCTCTGTCAAAAAGTATCCCATATCTAGAAATATGTTGAGAAGCTAAAACTCTCTAGTCACATGTTTTATTTGAAGATGGCCTTTGTTTATGTCTCATAAAAAAGTACATTCAGATCTTGTCTGTCCAATTAAGTAACAGTATTGTTCTCTGTgctctttttttctgcctttgggTATGCAGGTGACCCCAGGCTCCACTTGTGCTGTGTTTGGCCTGGGAGGAGTTGGCCTGTCTGTTATCATGGGCTGCAAAGCAGCTGGAGCAACCAGGATCATTGCAGTGGACATCAACAAAGACAAATTtgagaaagcaaaggaagtgGGTGCCACCGAGTGCATCAACCCACAGGACTATGAGAAACCCATCCAAGAAGTTTTATTTGACCTGACAGGTGATGGTGTGGACTTTAGCTTTGAGGTCATTGGAAATCCAGAAACTGTGGTATGTGATTTTGAATTATGAAAATCACTGCTATTTCTATcagtcattgtttttgttttaagatttatgtatttattggctgtggtaggtcttcattgctgcacatagggctccctctagttgtggtgagtgagggctactctatagtggtgcacgggcttctcatttccATGGATTTTCTCTTGTGAAGCAGAGGCTCTAggctcctgggcttcagtagttgcagtgcatgggctcagaagttgtggcacacaggcttagtcatgccacggcaggtgggatcttccctgaccaggtatcgaatCTGTGTCccgtgcattggaaggcagattcttatcgattggaccaccagggaagcccccagtctttatttcagatttttaactGAGTGAAAATTCTAAACTTCCCTCCACAATCTTCTATTTAATTCTCTTTGTGCCCCTGACATCCCACCTGGCACCTTCTGTCTACTCttataaatatattcactatCCCAAACACTGAACCCCCATACTGAGTTTTCTTCTCCCTCTGTTCCATTATATCAATACTGTTCCTTCAAATAAGCAGACAGCCTACAATAGACAGGAAAAAAAAGCTTTGTAAGGAATTCTTACTGAATTATTTCATAATAAGGAGCAGCTTAGTAACTATAACTTCCAAGCCAGAAGATTTAAATGCGGTAAGAATAATTAATGACCCTGCAAAGCTCTACACTTTCACAAAGTCTATCATGTTGGATCTGAGATAATCGTCCAAGAAACATTATTTACCAACCTTGATTAAAAGAGTTcaagaatgaaggggaaaaaatggtaatTTTTCTGGCTGAATATGGTTTATGTAAGAATATAAATGGATAGGACATTATTTCACAAATTGAGActctctttctttgggactgtagAAATAGCATACTATTGGGTTGCATGTCTCCATCTTCTAATCAGCTCCATGAAAACCCAAGATCTGTCTCTTCCAACTGAGACCCTTTCCTCAGCTTACAAAATGTTTCCATTCCTCACTACACATAAATcccctcatctataaaaatgatataacAAAATCACAGGCTTTCCTGCAGATAGTCTTGCTCCCAAAAAATAGcgtttcaaaataaataatgggaACATGCTTATTTATAACTTTGCtaatatatgatgttatacaaaTAGCCAACTATATTTTTCAGTatctaaaagaatatgctaagtcgcttcagtcatgtctgactctttgcagtcccacagactatagcccaccaggctcctctgtgcatggaattctccaggcaaaaatactggggcgggggggagggggggttgcatttccttctccaggggatcttcccaacccagggattgaacttgcatctctaacatctcctgcactgggagaagGGTCCTTTATCActagggctacctgggaagccctatgaataTGTCAGCTCTAACTAACCACCCGTGTCAGTATAAAAATTAttactgtcattattattattactactaccaTGGgtgcctttattttcatttttttattctcatCTATTGTACCAGATACTATACTCTGTAGCACACAATGTCTTATTTATGTTTCAGTGCCttcttacaaaataaatgttatttcaaaTGAGGACAAGGAGCATCAGAAAAGCATGTAACAGACCACTGAGAACAGTCAAGCTGAGATTCAGACTTAGGTCCAACTCTCAAGTACACCTCTTAACCCCTCATTGTTTTCCATTGCTTTACAACAGGCAGCTGCCCTGGCCTCCTGCCGTGAGAGCCATGGGGTCTGCGTGATTATTGGGCTAATCATTGGTGTCCAACTCAACATCAGTGGCCACTTGTTCTTCTCAGGACGCTCTTTAAAGGGATCTGTTTATGGAGGTATGAATGATTCAGGGAAGAATGGAAATGTGTGGGATTATAGAGGAGGGAAGTAGAGAAATGTGTAATGAATGCTTGAATGAGAGCTTTAGATTATAGTTGTTTCAACACACAAGTATCTAAGATAAAGGGATGAATATTGATGTATGCAGTTGCTTCTTAGTAATTTTTCTTCTCATGCaaaggaagagattttttttaattgattagtGTCCAAAGTTTAATGCAAATTCTAAATCAAAAAGGAAAGGCAATACTGTGATCAATAACTATTCAATTCAGTTACATGACGGCCAACTGGAATTCTTTGGAGAATATACTGAATTCTTAGTAAATGGTTCAACTAATGTTAAATCTTACCCAAAACAATCGAGTTGGCATTGTACAACTCAAAGACATTAAACATAATGAACTCATGATTGAAAAGAGAAATGACCGATAAAattgaaagagaatattttttccagaggaaaaaaaatttttcatacaatctcttggttttccattttttaaacctGTCTTAcaacttatatattttaaagactcTAGAAGCATTTTCTTACTGAGGAAgtggaaaacaaactaaaataaaTCTGTGTGGGATTCTAAGCTCATAAGCAAGCAACCTGATAATTAAGAGACATATACTTTTCCAGAGATTTGGGGGAAATTTGAATTCTTGGGCAAAAGAGATGAGAACCAGGAGCTGCCTGATCCATTTGTGCTCTCCCAACTACTTATGGCAGTGTGCTGTAGGTACCAGGAATCTTACCGAATTCATGGGCATAGAGTAGAAAAACGGCATGGCCAgccaaaaagaataataaatcagTTTGATTATCAGTTCCCCCATTTGGGATAATTAGACATACCCATTGCTATTTCCCTCTAGAGACAATATTTCCCTTCGAGACAATAATTGTTGATTCCAAATACACATACTCAGTTAACTCTTGTTAAATAGGATCactaatatttcaaataaaactcACAAGGAAACTATTTTGCTCGACACCTATACGTTCGTATAATGGTCATGAATGTAAGTTAATTCCTTCTACAGATAGTATAATCCACTGGTTTCAAAGGTTTTCAGTTAAAGGATAGCCTCTAAGGACAGGACTGCTAAACCTCCTATAATGTACACAGTGAAACAATTTCCCCCTAAAATTAGTGGCCTTGTTCACAAACGCTGTCTAGCCTAGTTCTATGTTCCTGGAcccatctttttttgtttttgtttttgtttttttggttaaaagaagaaacaaaaaacaagtgaAAGTGTTCTTTACATAGATATAAAAAGGCTTTATCAGATCACCAATCAACAGGTAGAAAAGACTTCAAAAGTtgttatcacaagaaaaaatggtaactatgtgtggtgatggatgttaactaaacttagttcaatagtaataattttataatatatacatatatcaaatcattatacatagaaaacaaatatgttaCATATTAATTACACTTcaactttttaaatgataaaaacaaatagaaaaacacaCCATGCCTCATGTCATAACACAGAGCATCAGAATTCTTGAttacaaataattaaaaccaacttaaacagaaaataaatgtattggaAGTGTTTTAGATAGTGTTGAGAATAGTTTTGGGAAGGCTGGAGAAACTGGCGGGGGCTGGAACCAAGAAAAGCAAATAACTGCCAAGACCCTGTCACAGAACCAGCTGCTTAGGACACTTGCCTCCTTGCAAAATCACTCACCCTTTGCAGAAATGAGCAGACCACCAAATTCTTTGTGGTGACTCACTGGGCATGTCGCTCAGCACAGTGCTAAACAAGAAGACAATGTTTCTTGAGACTCACAAGAACAGAGAAAATACAATGCTAAGTTTTATATTATCTTAACTGACCCCATCTTTTCCTGTGCAATTTTACTTCCTAAAGGCACATTTTATTCTTATCTCGCtttataaacattcatttttcaaaagctGTCACTGAGCACTGCCATGGTGAAAGTTCTTCTCTTCCCTTAAAATATTTGGCTCTTTCATGAAGCTGCagatcaacacacacacacacacacacacacacacacacacgaagcaTCTCTAAGAAGAGGTCCATGTTCTAGTTGCTGTAAACAAATACTCCTCTGCAGGCCCAGAGGTCTCCTCCAGGATAAAAGCCTTCCACACAAAGTAAATGGCTGGGACAGGCATTCATTCTCCTGATGGTCCAGATATTTTAGCAGGAAATCCTTGTATTTCCTCAAAGCCAACACCTCCAGCAACAAATTGTAGGGCCTTTCTTGTATACTGGCTCTTGTGTATAAAATCTGTTGTTTATCTGTG
This is a stretch of genomic DNA from Bos mutus isolate GX-2022 chromosome 6, NWIPB_WYAK_1.1, whole genome shotgun sequence. It encodes these proteins:
- the ADH6 gene encoding alcohol dehydrogenase 6, which translates into the protein MSTTGKVIRCKAAIVWKPGGSFSIEEVEVAPPKAKEVRIKMVATALCGTEMKMLKDKNLQHQHYPIIMGHEGAGIVESVGEGVSTVKAGDKVIALFLPQCGECTSCLNSADNFCIKLKQAETHLMSDGTSRFTCKGKPVYHFGNTSTFSEYTVMDESSVAKIDAAAPLEKVFLVSCGFSTGYGGAINTAKVTPGSTCAVFGLGGVGLSVIMGCKAAGATRIIAVDINKDKFEKAKEVGATECINPQDYEKPIQEVLFDLTGDGVDFSFEVIGNPETVAAALASCRESHGVCVIIGLIIGVQLNISGHLFFSGRSLKGSVYGGWKGRDGASKLVSDYMAKKINLDALITHSLNLDKINEAVELMKTGKCVRCVLLL